From a region of the Nyctibius grandis isolate bNycGra1 chromosome 10, bNycGra1.pri, whole genome shotgun sequence genome:
- the ABLIM3 gene encoding actin-binding LIM protein 3 isoform X7, which produces MSTSTVPYQQNPYTPGSSSTVIQCYRCGDTCKGEVVRVQSNHFHIRCFTCQVCGCDLAQSGFFFKNQEYICTHDYQQLYGTRCDSCGDFITGEVISALGRTYHPKCFVCSTCRKPFPIGDKVTFSGKDCVCQNCSHSLISTKPIKIHGPSHCAGCKEEIKQGQSLLALEKQWHVSCFKCQTCGIILTGEYISKDGVPYCESDYHAQFGIKCETCNGYISGRVLEAGGKHYHPTCARCVRCHQMFTEGEEMYLTGSEVWHPICKQAARAEKKLKHRRTSETSISPPGSSIGSPNRVICDIYESFDMRQRRASSPGYIDSPTYSRQGMSPTMPRSPHHFYRSGTESGRSSPYYSQLDVRSSTPTSYQAPKHFHIPAAGESNIYRKPPIYKRHDNLPAATKSKTSEDIAQSSKYSPAYSPDPYYHSESEYWSFQGSPKAPRARRFSSGGEEDGYDRGMHKIQSSIGRLILREEMKARSNSYADPWTPPRSSASSREALHTAGYEGSLNGSPRTHYLADSDPLISKSASLPAYRRNGLHRPPSAELFHYDSTNAVNWGMREYKVRCSHSKERLPAGGASTTQRKPQRRACVSPGPSGGSFALCPQCPTFLPLDARPESPVLGLRGSDQRPSLPARVPSAWLSRSLSPVRKGRGWLCSWFLAHTSPWVSPGFEEQAGDLQVAISEPPIGSKIRVTQRASPPLPCPIHALGPAVSPKHC; this is translated from the exons CAGTTCCCTATCAGCAGAACCCCTACACCCCTGGGAGCAGCTCCACCGTCATCCAGTGCTACCGCTGCGGGGACACCTGCAAGGGAGAGGTGGTGCGTGTCCAGAGCAATCACTTCCACATCCGCTGCTTCACCTGCCAAG TGTGCGGCTGCGACCTGGCCCAGTCGGGCTTCTTCTTTAAGAACCAGGAGTACATCTGCACCCACGACTACCAGCAGCTCTACGGGACCCGCTGTGACAGCTGTGGGGACTTCATCACCGGAGAGGTCAtctctgccctggggaggacCTACCACCCCAAGTGCTTTGTCTGCAGCACCTGCAG GAAGCCATTCCCCATCGGAGACAAGGTCACGTTCAGCGGGAAGGACTGCGTCTGCCAAAACTGTTCCCACTCTCTCATCAGCACCAAGCCCATCAAGATCCACGGGCCCAGCC ACTGCGCCGGCTGCAAGGAGGAGATCAAGCAAGGCCAGTCCCTTCTGGCCCTGGAGAAGCAGTGGCACGTCAGCTGCTTCAAGTGCCAAACGTGTGGGATCATCCTCACTGGCGAGTACATCAGCAA GGATGGTGTCCCATACTGCGAGTCTGACTACCATGCGCAGTTCGGCATCAAGTGTGAGACCTGCAACGGGTACATCAGCGGCAGGGTCCTGGAG gcaggagggaagcaCTACCACCCCACCTGTGCCAGATGTGTCCGCTGCCACCAGATGTTCACGGAAGGAGAGGAGATGTACCTCACAG GCTCCGAAGTGTGGCACCCGATCTGCAAGCAGGCGGCCAGAGCAGAGAAGAAGCTAAAG CACAGAAGGACATCAGAAACCTCCATCTCACCCCCCGGTTCCAGCATCGGCTCCCCGAACCGCGTCATCTGC GACATCTACGAGAGCTTTGACATGCGGCAGAGGCGAGCCTCCAGCCCTGGCTACATCGACTCCCCCACCTACAGCCGCCAGGGCATGTCCCCCACCATGCCGAGGTCCCCCCACCATTTCTACCGCTCAG GCACCGAGAGCGGGCGCAGCTCCCCCTACTATAGCCAGTTAGATGTGAGGTCCTCCACTCCAACCTCATACCAAGCGCCCAAGCATTTCCACATCCCAG CTGCCGGCGAGAGCAACATCTACCGGAAACCTCCCATCTATAAGCGGCACG ACAACCTCCCTGCAGCCACGAAAAGCAAAACCAGCGAAGACATCGCACAGTCATCCAAGTATAGCCCTGCCTACTCCCCGGACCCGTACTACCACTCCGAGTCAGAGTACTGGTCCTTCCAAGGCTCCCCCAAAG CCCCACGAGCCCGGAGGTTCTCGTCAGGAGGCGAGGAGGATGGGTACGACCGGGGCATGCACAAG atCCAGAGCAGCATCGGCAGGCTGATCCTGCGGGAGGAGATGAAGGCTCGGTCCAACTCCTACGCAGACCCCTGGACACCCCCTCGCAGCTCCGCCAGCAGCAGAGAAGCCCTGCACACGGCTGGCTACGAGGGCTCCCTCAACGGCT CTCCCCGGACGCACTACCTGGCCGACAGCG ATCCCCTCATTTCTAAGtcagcctccctccctgcctaTCGGAGGAACGGGCTGCACAGG CCTCCCAGTGCTGAGCTTTTCCACTACGACAGCACGAATGCCGTGAACTGGGGGATGCGAG AGTACAAGGTAAGATGCTCCCACTCCAAGGAGCGGCTGCCAGCCGGAGGCGCAAGTACCACCCAGAGGAAGCCCCAGAGACGTGCCTGTGTGTCCCCAGGCCCTTCAGGAGGAAGCTTTGCCCTCTGCCCGCAATGCCCCACCTTCCTCCCACTCGATGCCCGCCCTGAGAGCCCCGTCCTGGGACTGCGGGGCTCCGACCAGAGACCTTCCCTTCCTGCCAGGGTCCCAAGCGCTTGGCTGAGCAGAAGTCTCTCCCCagtgaggaagggaagagggtGGCTGTGCTCGTGGTTCCTTGCTCACACTAGTCCCTGGGTCTCTCCTGGCTTTGAAGAACAAGCAGGAGACCTTCAGGTTGCTATTTCAGAGCCACCAATTGGTTCAAAGATTAGAGTCACCCAGAGAGCAAGTCCCCCTCTGCCTTGTCCCATCCATGCCCTTGGGCCAGCTGTGTCACCCAAACACTGCTAA
- the ABLIM3 gene encoding actin-binding LIM protein 3 isoform X5, translating into MSTSTVPYQQNPYTPGSSSTVIQCYRCGDTCKGEVVRVQSNHFHIRCFTCQVCGCDLAQSGFFFKNQEYICTHDYQQLYGTRCDSCGDFITGEVISALGRTYHPKCFVCSTCRKPFPIGDKVTFSGKDCVCQNCSHSLISTKPIKIHGPSHCAGCKEEIKQGQSLLALEKQWHVSCFKCQTCGIILTGEYISKDGVPYCESDYHAQFGIKCETCNGYISGRVLEAGGKHYHPTCARCVRCHQMFTEGEEMYLTGSEVWHPICKQAARAEKKLKHRRTSETSISPPGSSIGSPNRVICAKVDNEILNYKDLAALPKIKAIYEVQRPDLISYEPYHRYMSDETLERYSYGESLGTLSPYSQDIYESFDMRQRRASSPGYIDSPTYSRQGMSPTMPRSPHHFYRSAAGESNIYRKPPIYKRHDNLPAATKSKTSEDIAQSSKYSPAYSPDPYYHSESEYWSFQGSPKAPRARRFSSGGEEDGYDRGMHKIQSSIGRLILREEMKARSNSYADPWTPPRSSASSREALHTAGYEGSLNGSPRTHYLADSDPLISKSASLPAYRRNGLHRPPSAELFHYDSTNAVNWGMREYKVRCSHSKERLPAGGASTTQRKPQRRACVSPGPSGGSFALCPQCPTFLPLDARPESPVLGLRGSDQRPSLPARVPSAWLSRSLSPVRKGRGWLCSWFLAHTSPWVSPGFEEQAGDLQVAISEPPIGSKIRVTQRASPPLPCPIHALGPAVSPKHC; encoded by the exons CAGTTCCCTATCAGCAGAACCCCTACACCCCTGGGAGCAGCTCCACCGTCATCCAGTGCTACCGCTGCGGGGACACCTGCAAGGGAGAGGTGGTGCGTGTCCAGAGCAATCACTTCCACATCCGCTGCTTCACCTGCCAAG TGTGCGGCTGCGACCTGGCCCAGTCGGGCTTCTTCTTTAAGAACCAGGAGTACATCTGCACCCACGACTACCAGCAGCTCTACGGGACCCGCTGTGACAGCTGTGGGGACTTCATCACCGGAGAGGTCAtctctgccctggggaggacCTACCACCCCAAGTGCTTTGTCTGCAGCACCTGCAG GAAGCCATTCCCCATCGGAGACAAGGTCACGTTCAGCGGGAAGGACTGCGTCTGCCAAAACTGTTCCCACTCTCTCATCAGCACCAAGCCCATCAAGATCCACGGGCCCAGCC ACTGCGCCGGCTGCAAGGAGGAGATCAAGCAAGGCCAGTCCCTTCTGGCCCTGGAGAAGCAGTGGCACGTCAGCTGCTTCAAGTGCCAAACGTGTGGGATCATCCTCACTGGCGAGTACATCAGCAA GGATGGTGTCCCATACTGCGAGTCTGACTACCATGCGCAGTTCGGCATCAAGTGTGAGACCTGCAACGGGTACATCAGCGGCAGGGTCCTGGAG gcaggagggaagcaCTACCACCCCACCTGTGCCAGATGTGTCCGCTGCCACCAGATGTTCACGGAAGGAGAGGAGATGTACCTCACAG GCTCCGAAGTGTGGCACCCGATCTGCAAGCAGGCGGCCAGAGCAGAGAAGAAGCTAAAG CACAGAAGGACATCAGAAACCTCCATCTCACCCCCCGGTTCCAGCATCGGCTCCCCGAACCGCGTCATCTGC GCTAAAGTGGATAATGAGATCCTTAATTACAAAGACCTGGCAGCTCTTCCCAAGATTAAAGCCATCTATGAAGTGCAGCGTCCTGACCTCATTTCCTACGAGCCCTATCACAGATACATGTCGGACGAGACGCTGGAGAGATATAGCTATGGGGAG TCCCTGGGGACCCTCTCCCCGTACTCGCAG GACATCTACGAGAGCTTTGACATGCGGCAGAGGCGAGCCTCCAGCCCTGGCTACATCGACTCCCCCACCTACAGCCGCCAGGGCATGTCCCCCACCATGCCGAGGTCCCCCCACCATTTCTACCGCTCAG CTGCCGGCGAGAGCAACATCTACCGGAAACCTCCCATCTATAAGCGGCACG ACAACCTCCCTGCAGCCACGAAAAGCAAAACCAGCGAAGACATCGCACAGTCATCCAAGTATAGCCCTGCCTACTCCCCGGACCCGTACTACCACTCCGAGTCAGAGTACTGGTCCTTCCAAGGCTCCCCCAAAG CCCCACGAGCCCGGAGGTTCTCGTCAGGAGGCGAGGAGGATGGGTACGACCGGGGCATGCACAAG atCCAGAGCAGCATCGGCAGGCTGATCCTGCGGGAGGAGATGAAGGCTCGGTCCAACTCCTACGCAGACCCCTGGACACCCCCTCGCAGCTCCGCCAGCAGCAGAGAAGCCCTGCACACGGCTGGCTACGAGGGCTCCCTCAACGGCT CTCCCCGGACGCACTACCTGGCCGACAGCG ATCCCCTCATTTCTAAGtcagcctccctccctgcctaTCGGAGGAACGGGCTGCACAGG CCTCCCAGTGCTGAGCTTTTCCACTACGACAGCACGAATGCCGTGAACTGGGGGATGCGAG AGTACAAGGTAAGATGCTCCCACTCCAAGGAGCGGCTGCCAGCCGGAGGCGCAAGTACCACCCAGAGGAAGCCCCAGAGACGTGCCTGTGTGTCCCCAGGCCCTTCAGGAGGAAGCTTTGCCCTCTGCCCGCAATGCCCCACCTTCCTCCCACTCGATGCCCGCCCTGAGAGCCCCGTCCTGGGACTGCGGGGCTCCGACCAGAGACCTTCCCTTCCTGCCAGGGTCCCAAGCGCTTGGCTGAGCAGAAGTCTCTCCCCagtgaggaagggaagagggtGGCTGTGCTCGTGGTTCCTTGCTCACACTAGTCCCTGGGTCTCTCCTGGCTTTGAAGAACAAGCAGGAGACCTTCAGGTTGCTATTTCAGAGCCACCAATTGGTTCAAAGATTAGAGTCACCCAGAGAGCAAGTCCCCCTCTGCCTTGTCCCATCCATGCCCTTGGGCCAGCTGTGTCACCCAAACACTGCTAA
- the ABLIM3 gene encoding actin-binding LIM protein 3 isoform X6, producing the protein MSTSTVPYQQNPYTPGSSSTVIQCYRCGDTCKGEVVRVQSNHFHIRCFTCQVCGCDLAQSGFFFKNQEYICTHDYQQLYGTRCDSCGDFITGEVISALGRTYHPKCFVCSTCRKPFPIGDKVTFSGKDCVCQNCSHSLISTKPIKIHGPSHCAGCKEEIKQGQSLLALEKQWHVSCFKCQTCGIILTGEYISKDGVPYCESDYHAQFGIKCETCNGYISGRVLEAGGKHYHPTCARCVRCHQMFTEGEEMYLTGSEVWHPICKQAARAEKKLKHRRTSETSISPPGSSIGSPNRVICAKVDNEILNYKDLAALPKIKAIYEVQRPDLISYEPYHRYMSDETLERYSYGESLGTLSPYSQDIYESFDMRQRRASSPGYIDSPTYSRQGMSPTMPRSPHHFYRSAAGESNIYRKPPIYKRHATKSKTSEDIAQSSKYSPAYSPDPYYHSESEYWSFQGSPKAPRARRFSSGGEEDGYDRGMHKIQSSIGRLILREEMKARSNSYADPWTPPRSSASSREALHTAGYEGSLNGSPRTHYLADSDPLISKSASLPAYRRNGLHRPPSAELFHYDSTNAVNWGMREYKVRCSHSKERLPAGGASTTQRKPQRRACVSPGPSGGSFALCPQCPTFLPLDARPESPVLGLRGSDQRPSLPARVPSAWLSRSLSPVRKGRGWLCSWFLAHTSPWVSPGFEEQAGDLQVAISEPPIGSKIRVTQRASPPLPCPIHALGPAVSPKHC; encoded by the exons CAGTTCCCTATCAGCAGAACCCCTACACCCCTGGGAGCAGCTCCACCGTCATCCAGTGCTACCGCTGCGGGGACACCTGCAAGGGAGAGGTGGTGCGTGTCCAGAGCAATCACTTCCACATCCGCTGCTTCACCTGCCAAG TGTGCGGCTGCGACCTGGCCCAGTCGGGCTTCTTCTTTAAGAACCAGGAGTACATCTGCACCCACGACTACCAGCAGCTCTACGGGACCCGCTGTGACAGCTGTGGGGACTTCATCACCGGAGAGGTCAtctctgccctggggaggacCTACCACCCCAAGTGCTTTGTCTGCAGCACCTGCAG GAAGCCATTCCCCATCGGAGACAAGGTCACGTTCAGCGGGAAGGACTGCGTCTGCCAAAACTGTTCCCACTCTCTCATCAGCACCAAGCCCATCAAGATCCACGGGCCCAGCC ACTGCGCCGGCTGCAAGGAGGAGATCAAGCAAGGCCAGTCCCTTCTGGCCCTGGAGAAGCAGTGGCACGTCAGCTGCTTCAAGTGCCAAACGTGTGGGATCATCCTCACTGGCGAGTACATCAGCAA GGATGGTGTCCCATACTGCGAGTCTGACTACCATGCGCAGTTCGGCATCAAGTGTGAGACCTGCAACGGGTACATCAGCGGCAGGGTCCTGGAG gcaggagggaagcaCTACCACCCCACCTGTGCCAGATGTGTCCGCTGCCACCAGATGTTCACGGAAGGAGAGGAGATGTACCTCACAG GCTCCGAAGTGTGGCACCCGATCTGCAAGCAGGCGGCCAGAGCAGAGAAGAAGCTAAAG CACAGAAGGACATCAGAAACCTCCATCTCACCCCCCGGTTCCAGCATCGGCTCCCCGAACCGCGTCATCTGC GCTAAAGTGGATAATGAGATCCTTAATTACAAAGACCTGGCAGCTCTTCCCAAGATTAAAGCCATCTATGAAGTGCAGCGTCCTGACCTCATTTCCTACGAGCCCTATCACAGATACATGTCGGACGAGACGCTGGAGAGATATAGCTATGGGGAG TCCCTGGGGACCCTCTCCCCGTACTCGCAG GACATCTACGAGAGCTTTGACATGCGGCAGAGGCGAGCCTCCAGCCCTGGCTACATCGACTCCCCCACCTACAGCCGCCAGGGCATGTCCCCCACCATGCCGAGGTCCCCCCACCATTTCTACCGCTCAG CTGCCGGCGAGAGCAACATCTACCGGAAACCTCCCATCTATAAGCGGCACG CCACGAAAAGCAAAACCAGCGAAGACATCGCACAGTCATCCAAGTATAGCCCTGCCTACTCCCCGGACCCGTACTACCACTCCGAGTCAGAGTACTGGTCCTTCCAAGGCTCCCCCAAAG CCCCACGAGCCCGGAGGTTCTCGTCAGGAGGCGAGGAGGATGGGTACGACCGGGGCATGCACAAG atCCAGAGCAGCATCGGCAGGCTGATCCTGCGGGAGGAGATGAAGGCTCGGTCCAACTCCTACGCAGACCCCTGGACACCCCCTCGCAGCTCCGCCAGCAGCAGAGAAGCCCTGCACACGGCTGGCTACGAGGGCTCCCTCAACGGCT CTCCCCGGACGCACTACCTGGCCGACAGCG ATCCCCTCATTTCTAAGtcagcctccctccctgcctaTCGGAGGAACGGGCTGCACAGG CCTCCCAGTGCTGAGCTTTTCCACTACGACAGCACGAATGCCGTGAACTGGGGGATGCGAG AGTACAAGGTAAGATGCTCCCACTCCAAGGAGCGGCTGCCAGCCGGAGGCGCAAGTACCACCCAGAGGAAGCCCCAGAGACGTGCCTGTGTGTCCCCAGGCCCTTCAGGAGGAAGCTTTGCCCTCTGCCCGCAATGCCCCACCTTCCTCCCACTCGATGCCCGCCCTGAGAGCCCCGTCCTGGGACTGCGGGGCTCCGACCAGAGACCTTCCCTTCCTGCCAGGGTCCCAAGCGCTTGGCTGAGCAGAAGTCTCTCCCCagtgaggaagggaagagggtGGCTGTGCTCGTGGTTCCTTGCTCACACTAGTCCCTGGGTCTCTCCTGGCTTTGAAGAACAAGCAGGAGACCTTCAGGTTGCTATTTCAGAGCCACCAATTGGTTCAAAGATTAGAGTCACCCAGAGAGCAAGTCCCCCTCTGCCTTGTCCCATCCATGCCCTTGGGCCAGCTGTGTCACCCAAACACTGCTAA
- the ABLIM3 gene encoding actin-binding LIM protein 3 isoform X8: protein MSTSTVPYQQNPYTPGSSSTVIQCYRCGDTCKGEVVRVQSNHFHIRCFTCQVCGCDLAQSGFFFKNQEYICTHDYQQLYGTRCDSCGDFITGEVISALGRTYHPKCFVCSTCRKPFPIGDKVTFSGKDCVCQNCSHSLISTKPIKIHGPSHCAGCKEEIKQGQSLLALEKQWHVSCFKCQTCGIILTGEYISKDGVPYCESDYHAQFGIKCETCNGYISGRVLEAGGKHYHPTCARCVRCHQMFTEGEEMYLTGSEVWHPICKQAARAEKKLKHRRTSETSISPPGSSIGSPNRVICDIYESFDMRQRRASSPGYIDSPTYSRQGMSPTMPRSPHHFYRSAAGESNIYRKPPIYKRHDNLPAATKSKTSEDIAQSSKYSPAYSPDPYYHSESEYWSFQGSPKAPRARRFSSGGEEDGYDRGMHKIQSSIGRLILREEMKARSNSYADPWTPPRSSASSREALHTAGYEGSLNGSPRTHYLADSDPLISKSASLPAYRRNGLHRPPSAELFHYDSTNAVNWGMREYKVRCSHSKERLPAGGASTTQRKPQRRACVSPGPSGGSFALCPQCPTFLPLDARPESPVLGLRGSDQRPSLPARVPSAWLSRSLSPVRKGRGWLCSWFLAHTSPWVSPGFEEQAGDLQVAISEPPIGSKIRVTQRASPPLPCPIHALGPAVSPKHC, encoded by the exons CAGTTCCCTATCAGCAGAACCCCTACACCCCTGGGAGCAGCTCCACCGTCATCCAGTGCTACCGCTGCGGGGACACCTGCAAGGGAGAGGTGGTGCGTGTCCAGAGCAATCACTTCCACATCCGCTGCTTCACCTGCCAAG TGTGCGGCTGCGACCTGGCCCAGTCGGGCTTCTTCTTTAAGAACCAGGAGTACATCTGCACCCACGACTACCAGCAGCTCTACGGGACCCGCTGTGACAGCTGTGGGGACTTCATCACCGGAGAGGTCAtctctgccctggggaggacCTACCACCCCAAGTGCTTTGTCTGCAGCACCTGCAG GAAGCCATTCCCCATCGGAGACAAGGTCACGTTCAGCGGGAAGGACTGCGTCTGCCAAAACTGTTCCCACTCTCTCATCAGCACCAAGCCCATCAAGATCCACGGGCCCAGCC ACTGCGCCGGCTGCAAGGAGGAGATCAAGCAAGGCCAGTCCCTTCTGGCCCTGGAGAAGCAGTGGCACGTCAGCTGCTTCAAGTGCCAAACGTGTGGGATCATCCTCACTGGCGAGTACATCAGCAA GGATGGTGTCCCATACTGCGAGTCTGACTACCATGCGCAGTTCGGCATCAAGTGTGAGACCTGCAACGGGTACATCAGCGGCAGGGTCCTGGAG gcaggagggaagcaCTACCACCCCACCTGTGCCAGATGTGTCCGCTGCCACCAGATGTTCACGGAAGGAGAGGAGATGTACCTCACAG GCTCCGAAGTGTGGCACCCGATCTGCAAGCAGGCGGCCAGAGCAGAGAAGAAGCTAAAG CACAGAAGGACATCAGAAACCTCCATCTCACCCCCCGGTTCCAGCATCGGCTCCCCGAACCGCGTCATCTGC GACATCTACGAGAGCTTTGACATGCGGCAGAGGCGAGCCTCCAGCCCTGGCTACATCGACTCCCCCACCTACAGCCGCCAGGGCATGTCCCCCACCATGCCGAGGTCCCCCCACCATTTCTACCGCTCAG CTGCCGGCGAGAGCAACATCTACCGGAAACCTCCCATCTATAAGCGGCACG ACAACCTCCCTGCAGCCACGAAAAGCAAAACCAGCGAAGACATCGCACAGTCATCCAAGTATAGCCCTGCCTACTCCCCGGACCCGTACTACCACTCCGAGTCAGAGTACTGGTCCTTCCAAGGCTCCCCCAAAG CCCCACGAGCCCGGAGGTTCTCGTCAGGAGGCGAGGAGGATGGGTACGACCGGGGCATGCACAAG atCCAGAGCAGCATCGGCAGGCTGATCCTGCGGGAGGAGATGAAGGCTCGGTCCAACTCCTACGCAGACCCCTGGACACCCCCTCGCAGCTCCGCCAGCAGCAGAGAAGCCCTGCACACGGCTGGCTACGAGGGCTCCCTCAACGGCT CTCCCCGGACGCACTACCTGGCCGACAGCG ATCCCCTCATTTCTAAGtcagcctccctccctgcctaTCGGAGGAACGGGCTGCACAGG CCTCCCAGTGCTGAGCTTTTCCACTACGACAGCACGAATGCCGTGAACTGGGGGATGCGAG AGTACAAGGTAAGATGCTCCCACTCCAAGGAGCGGCTGCCAGCCGGAGGCGCAAGTACCACCCAGAGGAAGCCCCAGAGACGTGCCTGTGTGTCCCCAGGCCCTTCAGGAGGAAGCTTTGCCCTCTGCCCGCAATGCCCCACCTTCCTCCCACTCGATGCCCGCCCTGAGAGCCCCGTCCTGGGACTGCGGGGCTCCGACCAGAGACCTTCCCTTCCTGCCAGGGTCCCAAGCGCTTGGCTGAGCAGAAGTCTCTCCCCagtgaggaagggaagagggtGGCTGTGCTCGTGGTTCCTTGCTCACACTAGTCCCTGGGTCTCTCCTGGCTTTGAAGAACAAGCAGGAGACCTTCAGGTTGCTATTTCAGAGCCACCAATTGGTTCAAAGATTAGAGTCACCCAGAGAGCAAGTCCCCCTCTGCCTTGTCCCATCCATGCCCTTGGGCCAGCTGTGTCACCCAAACACTGCTAA
- the ABLIM3 gene encoding actin-binding LIM protein 3 isoform X2, whose protein sequence is MSTSIPYQQNPYTPGSSSTVIQCYRCGDTCKGEVVRVQSNHFHIRCFTCQVCGCDLAQSGFFFKNQEYICTHDYQQLYGTRCDSCGDFITGEVISALGRTYHPKCFVCSTCRKPFPIGDKVTFSGKDCVCQNCSHSLISTKPIKIHGPSHCAGCKEEIKQGQSLLALEKQWHVSCFKCQTCGIILTGEYISKDGVPYCESDYHAQFGIKCETCNGYISGRVLEAGGKHYHPTCARCVRCHQMFTEGEEMYLTGSEVWHPICKQAARAEKKLKHRRTSETSISPPGSSIGSPNRVICAKVDNEILNYKDLAALPKIKAIYEVQRPDLISYEPYHRYMSDETLERYSYGESLGTLSPYSQDIYESFDMRQRRASSPGYIDSPTYSRQGMSPTMPRSPHHFYRSGTESGRSSPYYSQLDVRSSTPTSYQAPKHFHIPAAGESNIYRKPPIYKRHDNLPAATKSKTSEDIAQSSKYSPAYSPDPYYHSESEYWSFQGSPKAPRARRFSSGGEEDGYDRGMHKIQSSIGRLILREEMKARSNSYADPWTPPRSSASSREALHTAGYEGSLNGSPRTHYLADSDPLISKSASLPAYRRNGLHRPPSAELFHYDSTNAVNWGMREYKVRCSHSKERLPAGGASTTQRKPQRRACVSPGPSGGSFALCPQCPTFLPLDARPESPVLGLRGSDQRPSLPARVPSAWLSRSLSPVRKGRGWLCSWFLAHTSPWVSPGFEEQAGDLQVAISEPPIGSKIRVTQRASPPLPCPIHALGPAVSPKHC, encoded by the exons TTCCCTATCAGCAGAACCCCTACACCCCTGGGAGCAGCTCCACCGTCATCCAGTGCTACCGCTGCGGGGACACCTGCAAGGGAGAGGTGGTGCGTGTCCAGAGCAATCACTTCCACATCCGCTGCTTCACCTGCCAAG TGTGCGGCTGCGACCTGGCCCAGTCGGGCTTCTTCTTTAAGAACCAGGAGTACATCTGCACCCACGACTACCAGCAGCTCTACGGGACCCGCTGTGACAGCTGTGGGGACTTCATCACCGGAGAGGTCAtctctgccctggggaggacCTACCACCCCAAGTGCTTTGTCTGCAGCACCTGCAG GAAGCCATTCCCCATCGGAGACAAGGTCACGTTCAGCGGGAAGGACTGCGTCTGCCAAAACTGTTCCCACTCTCTCATCAGCACCAAGCCCATCAAGATCCACGGGCCCAGCC ACTGCGCCGGCTGCAAGGAGGAGATCAAGCAAGGCCAGTCCCTTCTGGCCCTGGAGAAGCAGTGGCACGTCAGCTGCTTCAAGTGCCAAACGTGTGGGATCATCCTCACTGGCGAGTACATCAGCAA GGATGGTGTCCCATACTGCGAGTCTGACTACCATGCGCAGTTCGGCATCAAGTGTGAGACCTGCAACGGGTACATCAGCGGCAGGGTCCTGGAG gcaggagggaagcaCTACCACCCCACCTGTGCCAGATGTGTCCGCTGCCACCAGATGTTCACGGAAGGAGAGGAGATGTACCTCACAG GCTCCGAAGTGTGGCACCCGATCTGCAAGCAGGCGGCCAGAGCAGAGAAGAAGCTAAAG CACAGAAGGACATCAGAAACCTCCATCTCACCCCCCGGTTCCAGCATCGGCTCCCCGAACCGCGTCATCTGC GCTAAAGTGGATAATGAGATCCTTAATTACAAAGACCTGGCAGCTCTTCCCAAGATTAAAGCCATCTATGAAGTGCAGCGTCCTGACCTCATTTCCTACGAGCCCTATCACAGATACATGTCGGACGAGACGCTGGAGAGATATAGCTATGGGGAG TCCCTGGGGACCCTCTCCCCGTACTCGCAG GACATCTACGAGAGCTTTGACATGCGGCAGAGGCGAGCCTCCAGCCCTGGCTACATCGACTCCCCCACCTACAGCCGCCAGGGCATGTCCCCCACCATGCCGAGGTCCCCCCACCATTTCTACCGCTCAG GCACCGAGAGCGGGCGCAGCTCCCCCTACTATAGCCAGTTAGATGTGAGGTCCTCCACTCCAACCTCATACCAAGCGCCCAAGCATTTCCACATCCCAG CTGCCGGCGAGAGCAACATCTACCGGAAACCTCCCATCTATAAGCGGCACG ACAACCTCCCTGCAGCCACGAAAAGCAAAACCAGCGAAGACATCGCACAGTCATCCAAGTATAGCCCTGCCTACTCCCCGGACCCGTACTACCACTCCGAGTCAGAGTACTGGTCCTTCCAAGGCTCCCCCAAAG CCCCACGAGCCCGGAGGTTCTCGTCAGGAGGCGAGGAGGATGGGTACGACCGGGGCATGCACAAG atCCAGAGCAGCATCGGCAGGCTGATCCTGCGGGAGGAGATGAAGGCTCGGTCCAACTCCTACGCAGACCCCTGGACACCCCCTCGCAGCTCCGCCAGCAGCAGAGAAGCCCTGCACACGGCTGGCTACGAGGGCTCCCTCAACGGCT CTCCCCGGACGCACTACCTGGCCGACAGCG ATCCCCTCATTTCTAAGtcagcctccctccctgcctaTCGGAGGAACGGGCTGCACAGG CCTCCCAGTGCTGAGCTTTTCCACTACGACAGCACGAATGCCGTGAACTGGGGGATGCGAG AGTACAAGGTAAGATGCTCCCACTCCAAGGAGCGGCTGCCAGCCGGAGGCGCAAGTACCACCCAGAGGAAGCCCCAGAGACGTGCCTGTGTGTCCCCAGGCCCTTCAGGAGGAAGCTTTGCCCTCTGCCCGCAATGCCCCACCTTCCTCCCACTCGATGCCCGCCCTGAGAGCCCCGTCCTGGGACTGCGGGGCTCCGACCAGAGACCTTCCCTTCCTGCCAGGGTCCCAAGCGCTTGGCTGAGCAGAAGTCTCTCCCCagtgaggaagggaagagggtGGCTGTGCTCGTGGTTCCTTGCTCACACTAGTCCCTGGGTCTCTCCTGGCTTTGAAGAACAAGCAGGAGACCTTCAGGTTGCTATTTCAGAGCCACCAATTGGTTCAAAGATTAGAGTCACCCAGAGAGCAAGTCCCCCTCTGCCTTGTCCCATCCATGCCCTTGGGCCAGCTGTGTCACCCAAACACTGCTAA